The following coding sequences are from one Dermacentor andersoni chromosome 5, qqDerAnde1_hic_scaffold, whole genome shotgun sequence window:
- the LOC140218420 gene encoding uncharacterized protein produces MDRRRHKKKYKTSHQFGSRKRKSPMPKSRASSRASSADSADVQCGADIVDTQQQFPQCMDASDPQPSTSRADVSDPRRRTSGADVSDPRPSTSGADDSDPRPSTSGADDSDPRPSTSGADVSDPGPSTSRADDSDPRPSTSPADDSDPRPSTSRVDETQSRFGSTIQAHLEPHYISIEASRGRAETVQASLSSVSATERKMKLTGERGSCANVELADEFLVVQVTALNALYKNALSQECSQPGLTVHLGTRHGLAARMLLTCNACGVVASEWSSPRVEGGKAFDVNMRAMQAIKTTGRGATALTDFWSVMNVSHRGLHHKTFQRHLKSKFRPAGGMAAASLFSDAVAAVRKVYSEMDLAFTKNVTVVYDGTWMTRGHASHIGVGTIIEFYTGLVLDCVVLSNRCHGCTLGPKENDEGYSEWKENHVCQKNTDANSSRMEVEAALILFRRSLERNDLRYTCVVCDGDSRTFQALCEDKAYGFITFNKEDCINHVKKRMGTALRTLVSKSRRSKPIGGKGGLTQDLIKKLTNYYGMAIRNNSEVDDMQRAIMATFYHITSTDKDPHHELCPPGPLSWCRHQAAEAEGKAPPEHKYKLATHVSAALLPVYQRLSDPQLLSRCQGKKTQNAAESLHAVIWSILPKEQNASLIAAETAVNEAVCKYNAGTLRAYRQFCASLGLKPGKHSLQRAAEKDALRKKKASKKHQMKGHMPKKPRCAKDTKDYNPGAF; encoded by the coding sequence ATGGATCGGCGACggcacaagaagaaatacaaaaCTTCGCATCAATTTGGCAGCCGTAAGCGCAAGTCGCCGATGCCCAAAAGTAGAGCGTCATCAAGAGCTTCCAGTGCTGATTCTGCTGATGTTCAGTGCGGCGCGGACATCGTGGACACACAGCAGCAGTTCCCTCAATGTATGGATGCTTCGGACCCACAACCAAGCACCTCGCGCGCCGACGTCTCGGACCCGCGACGACGCACCTCGGGCGCGGACgtctcggacccgcgaccaagcacctcgggcgccgacgactcggacccgcgaccaagcacctcgggcgccgacgactcggacccgcgaccaagcacctcGGGCGCCGACGTCTCGGATCCGGGACCAAGCACCTCACGCgccgacgactcggacccgcgaccaagcacttcacccgccgacgactcggacccgcgaccaagcacctcGCGCGTGGATGAAACGCAGTCGAGATTCGGCAGTACAATTCAGGCTCACTTGGAACCGCACTACATATCGATAGAAGCTTCTCGTGGGCGAGCCGAGACAGTGCAAGCATCACTCAGTTCTGTTTCGGCGaccgaaagaaaaatgaagctcacAGGTGAGAGAGGAAGTTGTGCCAATGTGGAGCTGGCGGATGAGTTTTTGGTTGTGCAGGTCACAGCATTGAATGCTTTGTACAAGAATGCCTTGAGCCAAGAATGCTCTCAGCCGGGACTGACTGTTCATTTGGGAACAAGGCATGGATTGGCTGCACGAATGCTACTGACCTGCAATGCCTGCGGCGTTGTTGCAAGTGAATGGTCATCGCCGCGAGTAGAGGGTGGTAAGGCTTTTGACGTGAATATGCGTGCAATGCAAGCAATTAAAACCACCGGCAGAGGGGCAACTGCACTGACTGACTTTTGGTCAGTAATGAACGTTTCACACAGAGGCTTGCACCATAAGACATTCCAAAGACACCTGAAATCAAAATTCAGGCCTGCTGGTGGGATGGCTGCAGCAAGTCTCTTTTCTGATGCTGTGGCAGCCGTGCGGAAAGTTTACAGCGAAATGGACCTGGCATTCACAAAAAATGTGACGGTAGTCTACGACGGCACATGGATGACACGTGGTCATGCATCCCATATTGGTGTGGGCACAATAATTGAATTTTACACTGGTCTGGTGCTTGACTGCGTTGTGCTCTCGAACAGATGCCATGGATGCACGCTTGGGCCGAAAGAAAACGATGAAGGCTACAGTGAATGGAAAGAGAATCACGTGTGCCAAAAGAACACCGATGCAAACTCAAGCCGTATGGAGGTCGAGGCAGCGTTGATCTTGTTCAGAAGGTCACTGGAAAGGAATGACCTCCGCTACACATGTGTTGTTTGTGATGGGGATAGCCGTACCTTCCAGGCCCTTTGTGAAGACAAGGCTTATGGCTTCATTACATTCAACAAAGAGGACTGTATCAATCACGTTAAAAAGAGGATGGGTACAGCCCTGCGAACACTTGTCTCAAAAAGCAGAAGAAGTAAACCAATTGGAGGGAAGGGTGGCCTGACCCAAGACCTAATCAAAAAGCTCACCAATTATTATGGCATGGCCATACGTAACAATAGTGAAGTAGATGATATGCAAAGGGCCATAATGGCAACCTTTTATCATATCACTTCAACAGATAAAgaccctcatcatgagctctgccCTCCAGGACCCCTGAGCTGGTGCAGACACCAGGCTGCAGAAGCTGAAGGTAAAGCTCCGCCAGAACACAAGTACAAATTGGCAACACATGTTTCAGCTGCGTTGCTGCCTGTGTATCAACGCCTCTCGGATCCTCAGCTACTCAGCCGTTGCCAAGGCAAGAAGACTCAGAATGCAGCCGAGAGTCTCCACGCTGTCAtttggtcaattctaccaaaagaGCAAAATGCTTCATTGATCGCAGCGGAGACAGCTGTCAATGAGGCAGTCTGCAAGTACAATGCTGGAACGCTTCGTGCATACAGACAGTTTTGTGCCTCACTTGGCTTGAAGCCAGGAAAGCATTCCCTTCAAAGAGCTGCAGAAAAGGATgccctacgaaaaaaaaaggcatcgaaAAAACATCAGATGAAAGGCCACATGCCCAAGAAGCCCCGCTGTGCTAAGGACACCAAGGACTACAATCCTGGTGCATTTTAG